The following proteins are co-located in the Melanotaenia boesemani isolate fMelBoe1 chromosome 5, fMelBoe1.pri, whole genome shotgun sequence genome:
- the LOC121639326 gene encoding uncharacterized protein LOC121639326 has protein sequence MTPSKFLLYLTCLLLVNMVRMNVVKKAPIVHQKRSYVSADVGENLVLQCLYGDDAARYYWYIQRMGKKLEVICVSYKKETNGTFYGDFKDNPRFRLETEAGQSQFKISNVQLSDTATYFCSTSLSFVFVFEFGEGTTVWVKDSGFHIQALVHQSESGSIQPAGSATLSCTVYNGTCDGEHSVYWFKDSKKNHPELIYTHGDGNGQCERKTHTCVYNLLMENLNMSNAETYYCAVASCGHILFGKGTKLDVKSELNSLHLVYILSFALTFTTILNAVLVFLLRKLYKRGNSQTESQVYAHSAANAEGYQDAADLHYAAVNVHLPNRPRRQSTKTRTECIYSVMKQ, from the exons ATGACACCTTCAAAATTTCTCCTCTACCTGACATGTCTGCTCTTAGTGAACATGG TTAGGATGAATGTTGTGAAAAAAGCACCGATTGTGCATCAAAAGAGGAGCTATGTATCAGCCGATGTTGGTGAAAACTTGGTTTTACAATGTCTTTATGGAGATGATGCTGCAAGATATTACTGGTATATTCAAAGAATGGGAAAGAAGCTGGAGGTTATCTGTGTTAGCtataaaaaagagacaaatggcACATTTTATGGTGACTTCAAGGACAACCCACGCTTCAGACTGGAAACTGAAGCTGGTCAGAGCCAGTTCAAAATTTCAAATGTACAGCTTTCAGACACAGCAACCTACTTCTGTTCCACTAGTCTTtcgtttgtgtttgtgtttgagtttggaGAGGGGACGACAGTGTGGGTGAAGGATTCTGGATTCCACATCCAAGCTTTGGTCCATCAGTCAGAATCCGGAAGCATCCAACCAGCAGGTTCTGCAACTCTGAGCTGCACAGTTTACAATGGGACCTGTGATGGAGAACACAGTGTTTACTGGTTCAAAGATTCTAAGAAAAATCATCCAGAGTTAATCTACACCCATGGAGACGGGAATGGTCAGTgtgagagaaaaacacacacctgtgtaTACAACTTGCTGATGGAGAACCTGAACATGTCCAACGCTGAAACCTACTACTGTGCTGTCGCCTCATGTGGACACATTCTGTTTGGAAAAGGGACCAAACTGGATGttaaaa GTGAGCTGAACTCTCTGCACTTAGTTTATATTCTAAGCTTTGCTTTGACCTTTACCACCATCCTGAATGCTGTACTGGTTTTCTTACTGCGTAAGCTGTACAAGAGAGGCAACAGCCAAACAG agTCTCAAGTCTATGCTCATTCAGCAGCAAATGCAGAG GGTTACCAAGATGCAGCTGACCTACATTATGCTGCTGTAAATGTTCACCTGCCCAACAGACCAAGAAGACAGAGTACAAAAACTCGGACTGAATGCATTTACTCTGTGATGAAGCAGTAG